A segment of the Nitrospirota bacterium genome:
CTCCTTGTACGCCACGCCGACGTCGATGACGTAGGCCGACCAGCCCTTCGTCATGTTGGACAAGGTGGTGATCGTGCCGTTCGGAAAGACGTGGACGGTGCCGGCCAGGTCGCGGAGCGTGATCGTGCGGAACGTGATCGCTTCCACGAGCCCGCCGGTGCCGTTGACGACGGCGACGTCCCCGACCCGCACCTGGTCCTCCAGGATGATGAAGAACCCGCTGATCAGGTCGCGCACGAGGTTCTGCGCGCCGAAGCCCACTGCGAGCCCCACGATCCCCGCGCCGGCCAGAATGGGCCTGATGTCCAGCCCGAGCTGCGCCAGGGCGAGGACGACGACAATCGCCCAAATCATCGCCGAGGCCAGTGTCCGCAGCAGGCTCGTCAGCGTGGCGATCCGCTGACTGGCCGCGCCCGGCACCAGCTCCTTGGCCTCCCCGGCCTTGATCAGCAAGGCCTCCAGTCGTCCGATCCCGGCGCGAAGGAACCGCAGGGCGACGACGCCGGCCACGATGACCAGCGCGACGTGGAGCCCGACCTGGCCCAGGCCCACGGCCGAATCGAAGAGCCAGGCGGTGAAGGACGACAGCGAAAAGCTCGGCATGGTCAGGACCTCCCGCAAGTCCGCTTGAGCGCGGCCGGCTCGCCGGTCAGGCGCAGACCCGTTCCGGCGTCGAACAGGTGCAGCGACATGGCCTCAATCCACAGCGAAGCCCGCTCCCCCGGTTTTCCCGAGAATTCCTTGTCCCCACGGCCCGTGAGGATGACGCCCGTTTCCATCTCCAGCTCCAGGGTCACCCAGGTCTGGCCACCCATGGGCTCGACCAGCCGGACGATGCCGGTCGGCGCCCCGGCTGCGGGAACGGAGGCCGACACGCGGAGGCCTTCCGGTCTGAGGCCGAGCGTCACCGCGGCGCCCTCGAGAAGCCCGCTGGCCGCCGCGAGATCGGTCGGACAGGGGAGCTGAAGCGGACCGGCTACGATCCGTCCGCGCGCGAGGCGTGCCGGCAGCAGGTTCATGCTCGGATACCCGATGAACCCGGCCACGAACGCATTGCCCGGCGCCTCGTACAGGTCCCGGGGCGTGCCGACCTGCTGCAGGCGCCCGTCGCGCAGGACTGCGAGACGGTCGGCCAGCGTCATGGCCTCGGTCTGGTCGTGCGTGACGTAGATCATCGTGATGCCCTCACGGTCGTGGAGCCGTCGCAGCTCAGCCCGCATGTCGGCCCGCAGTTGCGCATCGAGGTTCGACAACGGCTCGTCCAGGAGGAACACGCGGGGCCTCCGGATCAGGGCCCGGCCCAGGGCCACCCGCTGCCGCTGGCCGCCGGAGAGCTCCCCCGGCCGCCGGTCCAGGAGCGGCTCGAGCCCGAGGAGGCCGGCCACGCGACGGACCTCGCGCTCCCTGACCGCCCGATCCGGCCGGCTCCGGCGCGGGGCGACGCGCAAGGGGAAGGCCAGGTTGTCCGCCACGGTCATGTGCGGGTAGAGCGCGTAGCTCTGAAACACCAGGGCCACGTCCCGCTCCCGGGGCTCCCACGACGTGACGTCCTGCCCGTCGAAGAGGAGGCACCCGGCCGTGGGTCTCTCGAGGCCCGCGATCAGGTGGAGCAGGGTGGACTTGCCGCAGCCCGAAGGCCCCACGATCGTGAACAGCTCCCCGTCCCGCACGGTGAGCGTGATCCCGGCGAGGATCTCGGAGCCTCCCAGGACCTTGCGCAGCCCTTCCAGCCTGACTTCAGCCATCTCAACCCGTGACGCGTGATGCGTGATGCGTGATCAGCATGATGAGTCCGAAAACGCGCAAAGCCTTTTCTCTATAGATTGCGCCGCATCCTTTCTGTTGTCTCTCTTTTTTCCACTCGTCACCCATCACCCGTCACGTCTCCCTACCCTTTCACGCTTCCCGCCGTGAGCCCGGCCACGAGGTGCCGTTGGAACAGGACGGCCAGCAGGACCACCGGGGCCATGACCAGCACCGACGCGGCCGCGAGGTCGCCCCAGGGGATCTCGTGGAGCCCGGGAAACAGGGCCAGGGCGACGGGAGCCGTTCGCGCAGCCTCGCTGGCGGTCAAGGTCAGGGCGAACATGAATTCGTTCCAGGAAAAAATGAAGACGAGAAGGGCGGCCACGGCCAGCGCGGGCCTCGCCAGCGGCAGAATCACCAGGGCCAGGGCGCGCCAGGGACTGCATCCGTCCACCCGCGCGGCCCGGTAGAGATCCGTCGGGATCTGCCGGAAAAAGCTCGTCAGGATCCAGACGGTCAGCGGGAGCGCGTAGGCGGCGTGGGTCAGGATCAGCGCGGTGAGGGTGTCCCGCAATCCCAGGGCCCGCACGAGCAGATAGAGGGGGCTGATGACGGCGATCGGCGGGAACATGGACGCGCAGAGCACGACGGCCAGGATCGCACGCTTCCCGCCGACCGGCAGCCTCGCCAGCGCGAAGGAACAGAGCCCGCCGAGGCCGACCGCCAGGACCGTGGCGCCGGTGGCCACGAGCGCGCTGTTGAGAAGCGCCCGCGGAAGCGAGGGCTCCCCCACGGCCGCCCGGTAGTGGCTGGCCGTGGGCTCCCCTGGCAGCAGCGGCGGAAGCCGGATCAACTCGGCGTCCGGCTTGAGAGAGGTGACCGCTTGCCACACGGCCGGGCCGACGCAGAAGACGCAGGCGAGGGCCAGGAGCGCGCGCCCGATCTGGACCTTGGCCGCGTTGGTGCCTCTGTGGCTTCGCCCCTCGGTCATGATGCTATCTCCCTCAGGTGCCGGCGCAGCAGCAGGAGATAGCCGGCTGTCAGGGCCAGAACGACCAGGAACATGGCCGTGGCGAGCGTCGAGCCGTAGCCGAACTGCAGGGTTTGGAACAGGGTCTTGTACGCGTAGATCGAAAGCGTTTCCGTGCCGTTCCCCGGGCCGCCGCCCGTCAGCACGTACACCGCGTCGAAGATCCGGACCGCGTCCATCGTGCGGAAGACGAGCACGATCAGGATCACCGGCAGGAGCAACGGCAGCGTCAGGTGCCGGAAGACGGCCCATCGGCCGGCCCCGTCGGCCCGGGCGGCCAGGTACAGGTCGCGCGGAATCGTCTTCAGCCCGGCGAGCAGGAGGAGCGCCGCGAAAGGCGTGGTCTTCCAGACGTCCATCAGGACGGCGGCATGGAGGGCCCGGACCGGGTCGTCGAGCCAGTTGATCGGCGAGGACACGAGGCCTGTCGCCTGCAGGAGATAATTGAGCAACCCGTAGTCGGGATGGTACAGCCAGCTCCACATCTGGGCCGAGACCACGGTGGGAACCGCCCAGGGGATCAGCACGGCCGCCTGGACCCACCGTGCCTCCGCGGCGCGGCCGTTCAGCACGCGGTCCAGCAACAGGGCCAGGCCGAGCCCAAGAAACAGCTCCGCCGCAACCGAGAGCCCCGTGAAGTGGAGCGTCGTCCGGCAGGCGGCCCAGAATCGCTCGTCCCCCCACAGGAGCCAGTAGTTGCGCGCGCCCGCGAACTCGCTGATCCCGAAGATCGGCAGCCGCCGATGGAAGCTCAGCCAGACGGCGCCGAGGAGCGGGGCGAGAGCCAGCAATCCCACGAGGAACAGGGCCGGCCCGGCGAAGAGGGCTCCCCAGGCTCTCTCCGAGATCCCCCGGCGCGACGCGCCCCGATGGCCGTCCCTTCCGTTCATCCCCTCTCCCACGGTCTCGAGCCCAGCAGCGCCCCGACCTGCCGCTTGGCCGAGGCCAGCGCCTCCTCCGGCGACTTCGCGGCGACCAGGGCGGCGCTCAGCTCCGGCTGCAGGATGTGCGACAGGGTGAGGTAATAGGGAGTCACGGGTCTGGATCTGGCCGCGGACAGCACCGGGAGCAGGTCGCGCAGCCAGGGCTTGGCCTCCATCAGCGCCGCGTCGCGGTAGAGGTCGCGGCGGGCCGGCTGGTATCCCAGATCGAGCGTCAAGCGCCGCTGGACCTCCGGCGAGGTCAGGTACCGGATCAGGGCCTGGGCCTCGCGGGGGTGCGCGGCGCGCTTCGGCACGGCCAGCAGCCAGCCGCCGAGCGCTGAGACCGACTCGTGTCCCGGGAACGCCGGCAGCGGGGCCAGCCCCACCTTGTCCCGCACCGGCGAGCCGTCCTGCTGCAGGAGTGTCCAGGCGTACGACCAGTTCCGCATGAAGATCGCGCGGCCGGCCCCGAACAGGCGGCGGGTCGTCTCCTCGTCCGCCGTGGCCACGGACGCGGGAGAGACCGCCTCGCCGACCAGCCGGCGCATGAACGAGACCGCCTGCGCGGCGTCCGCCCCGCCTTCCAGGAGGTCCGCTCCCCCTCCCCATGCCAATTCGTGCGCCACGCAGACCAGCCCCTCATACTGCTTTCCCTGCCAGAGGAACCCTTGCAAGCCCGGATCGCGCTCGCCTCGCTGGATCGCGTGGACGGCCGCGACCAGCTCCGGCCAGGTCCTCGGCGGCGCGAGCCCGTACCGTTCCAGGAGATCGCGCCGGTAGTACAACAGGCCCGCCTCCATGTACCAAGGGATCGCGTACAGCCGTCCTGCGTAGGTCGCCGCCCGGATCATCTCAGGAAACTGGTCCTCGCGCTCCGCAGGCTGCAACAGGTGGTCCAACTCGGCGAGCCAGCCGGCCCGCGCGAACTCCTGTGCCCAGATCACGTCGACCGCCAGGAGGTCGAAGGCCACGCTACGACCCTCCAGATTGACCACGTAGAACTGGTGCTGCTGATCGGTGGAGGCGGGCAGCACCTCCTCCTTGACGACGACTCCCGGAGTGCGCCGCTCGAAGTCCCGCAGGAGGGCCGTGAAGGCTTCGGGATCGCCGGCGAATTTGCCGTGCTTGAACACGATCGTGATCGTCCCGGAATCCTGGGGCGGGGGCGCAGAGCCGGCGGTGCAGCCGGCGAGGAGCGCCAGCGCGACAAGCAGCACCCCTTGGCTGGAGAAGGTTGACATGGGACTGCTCCGCGAGGGTGGGGTTTCCCGATAATCTGCCGTCACCTTGGACGACCTTATTCCGTCACCGACCGGTGCGTCAACCGGTTCCTGGTCTGGGCCGGGGGGAGCGGTCTCGCCGGGGCTCGTTCCTCGTTCGAGGAGGGACGCGAGGATGCTGGCGGCGCTTCGTTCCCGACGATGGCGGATGGCGCAAGGGAAGTGCCGGCGAGATGCGGGCGGACGGGGCGGATTGGCCCGCCGCTCCCCCTTTCTGGCGAGCGGGCGGCCTGACCAATCCCGTTGGGTCCCGGAGGGGGAAACGGTCGAGC
Coding sequences within it:
- a CDS encoding mechanosensitive ion channel family protein, translated to MPSFSLSSFTAWLFDSAVGLGQVGLHVALVIVAGVVALRFLRAGIGRLEALLIKAGEAKELVPGAASQRIATLTSLLRTLASAMIWAIVVVLALAQLGLDIRPILAGAGIVGLAVGFGAQNLVRDLISGFFIILEDQVRVGDVAVVNGTGGLVEAITFRTITLRDLAGTVHVFPNGTITTLSNMTKGWSAYVIDVGVAYKEDTDRVVEVMRQVAEELRQDRAYADKFLEPIEILGVDEFGDSAVVIKARLKTRPIEQWTVGREYRRRLKKAFDAQGIEIPFPHRSLLLAEAERPVRVEVRSDADRR
- a CDS encoding ABC transporter ATP-binding protein, which translates into the protein MAEVRLEGLRKVLGGSEILAGITLTVRDGELFTIVGPSGCGKSTLLHLIAGLERPTAGCLLFDGQDVTSWEPRERDVALVFQSYALYPHMTVADNLAFPLRVAPRRSRPDRAVREREVRRVAGLLGLEPLLDRRPGELSGGQRQRVALGRALIRRPRVFLLDEPLSNLDAQLRADMRAELRRLHDREGITMIYVTHDQTEAMTLADRLAVLRDGRLQQVGTPRDLYEAPGNAFVAGFIGYPSMNLLPARLARGRIVAGPLQLPCPTDLAAASGLLEGAAVTLGLRPEGLRVSASVPAAGAPTGIVRLVEPMGGQTWVTLELEMETGVILTGRGDKEFSGKPGERASLWIEAMSLHLFDAGTGLRLTGEPAALKRTCGRS
- a CDS encoding carbohydrate ABC transporter permease, which produces MTEGRSHRGTNAAKVQIGRALLALACVFCVGPAVWQAVTSLKPDAELIRLPPLLPGEPTASHYRAAVGEPSLPRALLNSALVATGATVLAVGLGGLCSFALARLPVGGKRAILAVVLCASMFPPIAVISPLYLLVRALGLRDTLTALILTHAAYALPLTVWILTSFFRQIPTDLYRAARVDGCSPWRALALVILPLARPALAVAALLVFIFSWNEFMFALTLTASEAARTAPVALALFPGLHEIPWGDLAAASVLVMAPVVLLAVLFQRHLVAGLTAGSVKG
- a CDS encoding sugar ABC transporter permease yields the protein MNGRDGHRGASRRGISERAWGALFAGPALFLVGLLALAPLLGAVWLSFHRRLPIFGISEFAGARNYWLLWGDERFWAACRTTLHFTGLSVAAELFLGLGLALLLDRVLNGRAAEARWVQAAVLIPWAVPTVVSAQMWSWLYHPDYGLLNYLLQATGLVSSPINWLDDPVRALHAAVLMDVWKTTPFAALLLLAGLKTIPRDLYLAARADGAGRWAVFRHLTLPLLLPVILIVLVFRTMDAVRIFDAVYVLTGGGPGNGTETLSIYAYKTLFQTLQFGYGSTLATAMFLVVLALTAGYLLLLRRHLREIAS
- a CDS encoding ABC transporter substrate-binding protein translates to MSTFSSQGVLLVALALLAGCTAGSAPPPQDSGTITIVFKHGKFAGDPEAFTALLRDFERRTPGVVVKEEVLPASTDQQHQFYVVNLEGRSVAFDLLAVDVIWAQEFARAGWLAELDHLLQPAEREDQFPEMIRAATYAGRLYAIPWYMEAGLLYYRRDLLERYGLAPPRTWPELVAAVHAIQRGERDPGLQGFLWQGKQYEGLVCVAHELAWGGGADLLEGGADAAQAVSFMRRLVGEAVSPASVATADEETTRRLFGAGRAIFMRNWSYAWTLLQQDGSPVRDKVGLAPLPAFPGHESVSALGGWLLAVPKRAAHPREAQALIRYLTSPEVQRRLTLDLGYQPARRDLYRDAALMEAKPWLRDLLPVLSAARSRPVTPYYLTLSHILQPELSAALVAAKSPEEALASAKRQVGALLGSRPWERG